A region of Veillonellaceae bacterium DNA encodes the following proteins:
- the upp gene encoding uracil phosphoribosyltransferase: MMQIHIIDHPLIQHKLTIMRSKETSSSEFRRLLQEITLLMGYEITRDLPLEDVEVETPLEKMRGRRVAGKKVGIVPILRAGFGMVDGLLELMPSARVGVIGLYRDPETSKPIEYYCKLPDVDNRDFIIVDPMLATGGSAVAAINMMKEKGVKNIKFMCLVSAPEGVEVVNQAHPDVPIYTAALDRQLDDHNYILPGLGDAGDRIFGTM; this comes from the coding sequence ATCATGCAGATTCATATTATTGATCACCCGCTCATTCAACACAAACTCACGATCATGCGGTCCAAGGAAACAAGCTCCAGCGAGTTCCGCCGCCTGCTCCAGGAAATTACACTCCTCATGGGTTATGAAATCACCCGTGATCTTCCGCTCGAAGATGTCGAAGTGGAGACCCCGCTCGAAAAGATGCGCGGCCGCCGCGTAGCCGGCAAGAAAGTCGGCATCGTTCCGATCCTCCGCGCAGGCTTCGGCATGGTGGACGGCCTTCTTGAACTGATGCCGTCTGCAAGAGTCGGCGTCATCGGCCTCTACCGCGATCCGGAAACATCCAAGCCGATCGAATACTACTGCAAGCTGCCGGATGTGGACAACCGCGATTTCATCATCGTCGACCCGATGCTCGCAACCGGCGGAAGCGCTGTCGCAGCCATCAACATGATGAAGGAAAAAGGCGTAAAGAACATTAAGTTCATGTGCCTCGTATCCGCACCGGAAGGCGTTGAAGTCGTCAACCAGGCTCATCCTGATGTGCCGATCTACACCGCTGCCCTCGATCGTCAGCTCGATGATCATAACTACATCCTCCCAGGTCTCGGCGATGCCGGCGACCGTATCTTCGGAACCATGTAA
- a CDS encoding cupin domain-containing protein, with protein sequence MEEKQFIRHLPRASVLTLKDQISYQEGQIASKTLAQNKNVSLTLFAFDKDEEISSHQSTGDAMIQVLEGKARIMVGKEFFEVSEGESILMPHDVDHAVYALEPMKMCLTVVFPYER encoded by the coding sequence ATGGAGGAAAAGCAATTCATCCGCCATTTACCCAGAGCATCCGTGCTCACTTTGAAGGATCAGATCTCCTATCAGGAAGGTCAGATCGCAAGCAAGACGCTGGCGCAAAACAAAAACGTCAGCCTAACCCTCTTTGCCTTTGATAAAGACGAAGAGATCAGCTCTCATCAGTCCACGGGCGATGCTATGATCCAGGTACTGGAAGGAAAAGCTCGCATCATGGTCGGCAAGGAATTCTTCGAGGTTTCCGAAGGAGAATCCATCCTGATGCCCCATGACGTAGACCATGCAGTCTATGCGCTGGAACCGATGAAAATGTGTTTGACCGTTGTATTCCCTTATGAAAGATGA